A region of Solanum dulcamara chromosome 7, daSolDulc1.2, whole genome shotgun sequence DNA encodes the following proteins:
- the LOC129894767 gene encoding uncharacterized protein LOC129894767 gives MKTLQLYEHTSGQLVNKDKSQCMIPLNTDPATNERVTSITGFKSTHGPITYLGCPLYIGRQRIIYFTSMVSKVISRIRGWQAKILSYGGRATLVQSVLQLLPIHLLSAIIPTVTTLKQIKVLMADFFWGWDKEKRKYHWASWETLSYPVEEGGIGTCSFWWDDWMGIGPLAYHNNYLPRLNNTTVSEYLMNGEWNVQKIRKYAPPQLVFQILNTKVSFLLWRALKLKLPTNEKLVQFGAEPAECSCCYRPGLDTVDHIFASGNLAKHIWQQFSRSWGILQDNWPLRNILMKWWTSKPNNAVHKLMLQATPIFVCWHIWKNRCASKYGEKKSSSTRVKFSITKDLYMLISTVYPYIKWPKSWNDLVLMVENCQHDTKVIKVVWIRPPPSIVKLNTDGSALDNPGKIGAGGILRDHKGNLIYAFATPLGHGTNNQAEVQAATMGILWCLQHGYSRVVLEVDSKLLTMWLKQDIKPSWSIHKYMEELQNLVQLLDYFHCKHVFREANFVADTLSKHSHKLDNTQQFYNMQQLPQETKGYIKLDKIGMELVHMQHINPQLEGQLCVLHITAVAGWSTSPFGACSLWNFSIQPELTSRGWCWSVSNCAWNSNKLQHTRRNYSTVFAVQNFSCSFTYAAAATAIKIPAQATAAAPNKSIMQHQIDSKLGRNTENTVVAKPKKF, from the exons ATGAAGACTCTGCAGTTGTATGAACATACATCAGGACAGCTTGTTAACAAAGACAAGAGTCAATGTATGATCCCTTTGAATACTGATCCAGCTACTAATGAGAGGGTCACTTCTATCActggtttcaaatcaactcatggccctattacaTATTTAGGATGTCCCTTATATATTGGGCGTCAAAGGATCAtttactttactagtatggtaTCCAAAGTGATCTCCAGGATTAGAGGATGGCAGGCCAAAATATTGAGCTATGGGGGAAGAGCTACTCTTGTCCAATCAGTGTTGCAATTACTTCCAATTCACCTGCTTTCAGCAATCATCCCTACAGTCACTACCCTCAAACAAATTAAAGTCCTTATGGCAGATTTTTTCTGGGGATGGGATAAAGAaaagaggaagtaccactgggCTTCTTGGGAGACACTCAGCTACCCTGTggaggaagggggtattg GTAcatgcagcttttggtgggatgattggatgGGTATTGGACCCCTTGCTTATCACAATAACTATCTACCTAGGCTCAATAATACTACAGTCTCTGAATACCTTATGAATGGGGAatggaatgtgcagaaaatcagaaaatatgccCCTCCTCAGCTTGTGTTTCAGATCCTTAACACTAAG GTGTCCTTTTTACTATGGAGAGCACTCAAATTGAAACTTCCAACCAATGAAAAACTAGTTCAATTTGGAGCTGAACCAGCAGAatgctcttgttgctacaggccTGGATTGGATACTGTTGACCATATATTTGCCTCTGGAAATTTAGCAAAACATATTTGGCAGCAATTTTCCAGATCTTGGGGAATCCTGCAAGACAACTGGCCTCTGAGAAACatcctgatgaagtggtggacttcTAAGCCCAATAATGCAGTCCATAAGCTCATGTTGCAGGCAACTCCTATTTTTGTTTGctggcatatatggaagaatagatgtgcaagcaAATATGGAGAAAAGAAATCTAGTTCTACTAGAGTTAAGTTCTCCATTACTAAGGACCTGTACATGCTGATAAGCACTGTCTATCCTTACATTAAGTGGCCTAAGAGTTGGAATGATCTGGTTCTGATGGTAGAAAATTGCCAACATGACACTAAAGTGATCAAAGTTGTGTGGATCAGACCTCCACCTTCAATAGTAaagttgaatactgatgggagtgcattgGACAACCCTGGGAAGattggagcagggggaatattGAGAGACCACAAGGGTAACTTGATATATGCATTTGCAACTCCATTAGGACatggaaccaacaatcaagctgagGTACAGGCAGCTACTATGGGCATCCTTTGGTGTCTTCAACATGGTTATAGTAGAGTGGTACTGGAGGTGGACTCAAAACTTTTGACTATGTGGTTGAAGCAAGATATCAAGCCTTCATGGAGCATACACAAATACATGGAAGAACTTCAGAATTTAGTCCAGTTACTAGACTACTTTCATTGCAAACATGTATTTAGAGAAGCCAATTTTGTTGCAGATACTCTTTCTAAGCACAGCCATAAGCTTGACAATACTCAACAATTCTATAATATGCAACAACTTCCACAAGAAACCAAGGGCTACATCAAGCTGGACAAGATAGGGATG GAACTTGTACACATGCAACATATCAATCCACAGTTGGAGGGCCAGCTATGTGTGCTGCATATTACAGCAGTGGCAGGATGGAGCACTTCACCATTTGGAGCTTGCAGCTTGTGGAATTTCTCCATACAACCGGAACTTACATCAAGGGGCTGGTGCTGGAGTGTCAGCAATTGTGCTTGGAATTCCAACAAATtgcagcatacaaggagaaactacaGCACAGTTTTTGCTGTGCAgaatttttcttgttcttttacttatgCAG ctgcagcaacagcCATCAAAATTCCAGCACAGGCCACAGCTGCAGCCCCCAACAAAagcatcatgcaacatcaaattgACTCCAAACTAGGCAGgaatacagaaaatacagtagttGCAAAGCCTAAGAAGTTTTAG